The Segatella hominis genome includes a region encoding these proteins:
- a CDS encoding glycoside hydrolase family 130 protein — MKEIKIIGSALPNIPWEDRPEGSSVPLWRYSQNPIIKRNQLPDSNSIFNSAVVKFKDGFAGVFRCDDKNRRMTLHAGFSKDAVHWDIDEDTIHFECDDPEVGEWVYGYDPRVCQIGDKYYVTWCNGYHGPTIGVAWTEDFKTFHQLENAFLPYNRNGVMFPRKINGKFAMLSRPSDTGHTAFGDIFYSESPDLEYWGHHRHVMAPAAFEESAWQCMKIGAGPVPIETSEGWLLLYHGVLYSCNGYVYAFGAALLDLDEPWKVLGRSGQYLITPQELYECVGDVPNVCFPCASLCDAETGRIAVYYGCADTVTGLAFGYVPEIIDFIRRTNIIK; from the coding sequence ATGAAAGAAATTAAAATCATAGGTTCTGCTCTTCCCAACATTCCTTGGGAAGACAGACCAGAAGGAAGCAGCGTGCCGCTCTGGCGCTATTCTCAGAACCCTATTATCAAGCGTAATCAGCTACCCGACTCCAATAGTATCTTCAATAGTGCAGTAGTTAAGTTTAAGGATGGTTTTGCAGGTGTATTCCGCTGCGATGACAAGAATCGCCGTATGACTCTTCATGCCGGTTTCAGCAAGGATGCCGTACATTGGGACATTGATGAGGACACCATCCATTTCGAGTGTGATGATCCTGAGGTAGGAGAGTGGGTCTATGGTTACGACCCTCGTGTTTGCCAGATTGGGGATAAGTATTATGTCACCTGGTGTAATGGCTATCATGGTCCTACGATTGGTGTGGCATGGACAGAGGATTTCAAGACTTTCCATCAGTTGGAGAATGCTTTCTTGCCATACAATCGCAATGGCGTGATGTTTCCTCGCAAGATCAATGGCAAGTTTGCCATGCTGAGTCGTCCGAGTGATACTGGTCATACTGCCTTCGGTGACATCTTCTATAGCGAGTCACCTGATTTGGAGTATTGGGGGCATCATCGTCATGTGATGGCTCCTGCAGCTTTCGAGGAGAGTGCTTGGCAATGTATGAAGATAGGTGCTGGCCCGGTGCCTATCGAGACTTCTGAAGGATGGTTGTTGCTCTATCATGGTGTGCTCTATTCCTGCAATGGATATGTTTATGCTTTTGGTGCAGCCTTGCTCGATTTGGATGAACCGTGGAAAGTATTGGGCCGTTCAGGTCAGTATTTGATTACTCCTCAGGAGCTCTACGAGTGTGTAGGAGATGTACCTAATGTCTGCTTCCCATGCGCATCTCTCTGTGATGCAGAGACGGGTCGCATTGCAGTATATTATGGTTGTGCAGATACCGTTACCGGATTAGCCTTCGGTTATGTACCGGAAATCATCGACTTCATCCGCCGTACCAATATTATCAAGTAG
- a CDS encoding glycoside hydrolase family 125 protein — protein sequence MRKTIFAIALMSAMSAMAQEHAEVDVHARYTKVVTPVNGKYESKRPPVAERLFTSEAVEKKIKEVQKLLKKNPKLAWMFANCYPNTLESTVHYRQLANGDDDTFVYTGDIPAMWLRDSGAQVWPYVALANKDEKLKKMLRGVILRQLKCINIDRYANAYNDGPTGAGWQKDDTEMKAEVFERKYEIDSFCYPIRLAYEYWKVTGDDSIFGEDWMQAIGNILKTFHEQQRKETAKAYHFTRMTDRAFDTVGWDGFGAPVKPVGLIASLFRPSDDATILPFLIPSNFMAVSAMNKAAEILKHVAEKSETEQKNKALGIAQDCSALAAEVNDALQKYAVYDHPKYGKIYAYEVDGFGNRLLMDDANVPSLLGMGYLGDVEMNDPIYQNTRRFVWSEDNPCFFRGKAGEGIGGPHIGYDMPWPMSIMMKCFTAQSDDEIRWCMKTLLNTDAGMGFIHESFHKDDASKYTRAWFAWQNTLFGELVIKLINDGKADLLNSL from the coding sequence ATGAGAAAAACAATATTTGCAATAGCCCTGATGTCGGCAATGTCGGCGATGGCACAAGAGCATGCTGAGGTAGATGTTCATGCCCGCTATACTAAGGTGGTAACACCTGTCAATGGCAAGTATGAGTCCAAGCGTCCGCCTGTAGCTGAGCGTCTCTTTACTTCAGAGGCAGTGGAGAAGAAAATCAAGGAAGTACAGAAACTCCTCAAGAAGAATCCGAAACTCGCCTGGATGTTCGCCAACTGTTATCCGAACACGCTGGAAAGTACGGTGCATTATCGCCAGTTGGCTAATGGCGATGACGATACCTTCGTCTATACAGGTGATATTCCTGCCATGTGGCTCCGCGATTCAGGTGCTCAGGTTTGGCCATACGTAGCCCTTGCCAACAAGGATGAGAAATTGAAGAAGATGCTGCGTGGTGTTATCCTGCGCCAGTTGAAGTGCATCAATATCGACCGTTATGCCAATGCCTATAACGACGGACCTACCGGAGCAGGTTGGCAGAAGGATGATACCGAGATGAAGGCAGAGGTTTTCGAGCGCAAGTATGAGATAGATTCTTTCTGTTATCCTATCCGCCTCGCTTACGAGTACTGGAAGGTAACAGGCGATGACTCCATCTTCGGAGAAGACTGGATGCAGGCTATCGGAAATATCCTCAAGACCTTCCATGAGCAGCAACGCAAGGAAACAGCCAAGGCTTACCATTTTACCCGCATGACCGATCGTGCCTTCGATACCGTGGGCTGGGATGGTTTCGGAGCTCCTGTCAAGCCAGTTGGTCTCATTGCTTCCCTGTTCCGTCCTTCAGACGATGCCACGATTCTTCCGTTCCTGATTCCTTCCAATTTCATGGCGGTTTCTGCGATGAATAAGGCGGCTGAAATCCTGAAGCATGTGGCAGAGAAATCAGAGACTGAGCAGAAGAATAAGGCACTCGGGATTGCACAGGATTGTTCTGCCTTGGCAGCCGAAGTCAATGATGCCCTGCAGAAATATGCAGTCTATGATCATCCTAAATATGGCAAGATTTATGCGTATGAGGTAGATGGTTTCGGCAACCGTCTTCTGATGGATGATGCCAATGTTCCATCGCTTTTAGGTATGGGCTATTTGGGTGATGTTGAGATGAATGATCCGATCTATCAGAACACTCGCCGTTTCGTATGGAGCGAGGACAATCCTTGTTTCTTCCGTGGCAAGGCAGGCGAGGGTATCGGCGGTCCGCACATCGGTTATGATATGCCTTGGCCGATGTCTATCATGATGAAGTGCTTCACAGCCCAGAGTGATGATGAGATTCGCTGGTGCATGAAGACCCTCCTGAATACCGATGCAGGGATGGGATTCATCCATGAATCTTTCCATAAGGATGATGCTTCGAAATACACCCGTGCCTGGTTTGCATGGCAGAACACCCTCTTCGGAGAGTTGGTCATCAAGCTCATCAATGATGGCAAGGCAGATTTGCTCAACAGTCTCTAA
- a CDS encoding GH92 family glycosyl hydrolase, with product MRRRLFPILLLLACVIGGDYPQAAFAHDKAQATSSLTQFVNPRIGTGGHGHVFLGANVPFGYIQLGPTEHTRGWDWCSGYHQSDSILIGFGHQHLSGTGIGELGDVAFLPVTDAHQKEVLFHHANENVRPGYYAVKLQQPNVWVELTATKRAGFHRYTFGADVKKAQLVLDLFQGIGWDKPTDYALDEVKETAVAGHRFSTGWAKDQKNFFVAEFSQPVQVQPLDSGRWLVQVADATRPLMIKVGLSAVSIANARQNLQTEIPDWNFHQVVAQADEAWNRELSKVKVETSDSIARRIFYTAMYHSMTAPSVFSDVNGEYRGADGKMHQGDFTNYTTLSLWDTYRAAHPLMTLIHKEMLPDVASTFINIYRQQGKLPVWHLMGNETDCMVGNPGIPVLADLVLKGYVKDKEGAYEAMKQSALREDRGLGLLKKYGYLPYDKDPEMETVAKGLEYALADDCVAKVARLLGKKADAKYFAERAQSYRKYFDPKTGFMRGIGTDGKFREPFNPFSAVHRQDDYTEGNAWQYTWLVPHDVHGLVKLFGNEQKFVTKLDSLFIVTGNMGDNASPDISGLIGQYAHGNEPSHQVLYMYNYVGQPWKAARLIRQTMHEMYKDDFDGLSGNEDVGQMSAWYILSAMGLYQVEPAGGKYIIGSPIMDKATISLGDGKNFSIICKNNSPENIYVQSAKLNGKTYTKSYIMYQDMMKGGTLELQMGNQPSKWGTRGADRP from the coding sequence ATGAGAAGAAGATTATTTCCTATATTATTATTGTTGGCTTGTGTGATAGGTGGAGACTATCCACAAGCCGCTTTTGCTCATGATAAAGCTCAGGCAACCTCCAGTCTGACCCAATTTGTCAATCCAAGAATCGGAACGGGCGGTCATGGTCATGTATTCCTCGGTGCCAACGTACCTTTCGGTTATATCCAGCTGGGACCTACTGAGCATACCCGTGGTTGGGACTGGTGTTCCGGTTATCATCAGTCAGACTCCATTCTCATCGGCTTTGGTCATCAGCACCTCAGCGGAACGGGTATCGGAGAATTAGGCGATGTTGCTTTCCTCCCAGTGACAGATGCTCATCAGAAGGAAGTGCTCTTCCATCATGCCAACGAGAATGTTCGCCCGGGCTATTATGCGGTGAAATTGCAGCAGCCGAATGTATGGGTGGAACTTACTGCCACCAAGCGTGCTGGTTTCCATCGCTATACCTTTGGGGCAGACGTGAAGAAGGCACAGTTGGTACTCGACCTTTTTCAGGGTATCGGATGGGATAAACCTACCGATTATGCGCTGGATGAGGTGAAGGAAACTGCAGTGGCTGGTCATCGCTTCTCTACAGGATGGGCGAAGGACCAGAAGAATTTCTTCGTGGCTGAGTTCTCTCAACCGGTTCAAGTACAACCGCTCGATAGTGGACGCTGGCTGGTTCAGGTGGCAGATGCCACCCGCCCTCTGATGATCAAGGTTGGTCTTTCTGCAGTCAGCATTGCCAATGCCCGACAGAACCTGCAAACAGAGATTCCTGACTGGAATTTCCATCAGGTAGTGGCGCAGGCTGACGAGGCATGGAATCGGGAATTGAGCAAGGTGAAGGTGGAAACTTCAGATTCCATTGCTCGCCGCATTTTCTATACTGCCATGTATCATTCGATGACTGCTCCATCCGTATTCTCTGATGTCAACGGAGAATATCGCGGTGCCGACGGTAAGATGCATCAGGGTGATTTTACCAATTATACCACCCTTTCACTCTGGGATACTTATCGTGCAGCCCATCCGCTGATGACGCTCATCCACAAGGAAATGCTCCCAGACGTGGCAAGTACCTTTATCAACATCTATCGTCAACAGGGCAAACTACCTGTATGGCATCTGATGGGCAATGAGACCGACTGTATGGTGGGAAATCCGGGTATTCCGGTGCTTGCCGACCTGGTGCTCAAAGGATATGTCAAGGATAAGGAGGGAGCCTATGAGGCCATGAAACAGTCGGCATTGCGTGAAGACAGAGGCCTCGGTCTTCTCAAGAAATATGGTTACCTGCCTTATGACAAGGATCCGGAAATGGAGACTGTGGCTAAGGGACTGGAATATGCGCTGGCTGATGACTGCGTGGCGAAAGTGGCCCGACTCTTAGGCAAGAAGGCGGATGCGAAGTATTTCGCAGAACGTGCCCAGAGTTATCGTAAATACTTCGATCCGAAGACCGGTTTTATGCGTGGCATCGGTACCGACGGCAAGTTCCGCGAACCGTTTAATCCATTCTCAGCCGTTCATCGTCAGGATGATTATACCGAGGGAAATGCCTGGCAATACACCTGGCTCGTTCCACATGATGTACACGGACTTGTAAAGCTTTTCGGTAATGAACAGAAATTTGTGACCAAGCTCGACTCCCTTTTCATCGTAACGGGCAATATGGGCGATAATGCCTCTCCTGATATTTCTGGTCTCATCGGACAGTATGCCCACGGTAATGAACCGAGTCATCAGGTACTCTATATGTATAATTATGTAGGTCAGCCTTGGAAGGCAGCCCGTCTTATCCGCCAGACCATGCACGAGATGTATAAGGATGATTTCGACGGTTTGAGTGGAAACGAGGATGTGGGTCAGATGTCAGCCTGGTATATTCTCTCTGCGATGGGACTCTATCAGGTAGAGCCTGCAGGCGGCAAGTATATCATCGGCAGTCCGATCATGGACAAGGCTACCATCAGCTTAGGCGACGGCAAGAACTTCTCCATTATCTGCAAGAACAACAGTCCGGAAAATATCTACGTGCAGTCTGCCAAACTCAACGGCAAGACCTATACCAAGTCGTATATCATGTACCAGGATATGATGAAGGGAGGAACCCTCGAACTCCAGATGGGCAATCAGCCATCCAAGTGGGGAACCCGTGGTGCAGATAGACCTTAA
- a CDS encoding GH92 family glycosyl hydrolase translates to MKRKSVLFIFVFFTLMAQAVRVNVQNAVDFVQPLMGSDSDHGLSTGNTYPAIAMPWGMNFWVPQTGKMGDGWQYTYAAKKIRGLKQTHQPSPWINDYGQFSLMPIVGKPVFDEEQRASWFSHKAEKATPYYYSVYLADYDVTAELCPTERAALMSFTFPQTDSAHVVVDAFDKGSFIKVLPKERKVVGFSTRNSGGVPENFRNYFVIEFDHDFEAFVNVKDGQYQGMVQGGYQEAYQQEGNHVGTIISFKIRQRGEKVVARVASSFISESQAWQNLQELGQADMQQLCQQGRNRWNEVLGKIEVEDEDIDHLRTFYSCLYRSVLFPRAFYEKNAAGEVVHYSPYNGTVQKGYMFTDTGFWDTFRCLFPLLNLMYPSVNEKIQAGLANTYLESGFLPEWASPGHRGCMVGNNSASVVADAYLSGLRGYDAETLWQAVVHGANAVHPEVNSTGRHGFEYYNKLGYVPYDVKINESVARTLEYAYDDWCIYQFGKALGKSKKELKPFAKRAMNYEKVFDRESGLMRGRLLNGKFQSPFNPLKWGDAFTEGNAWHYTWSVFHDPEGLIRLMGGKEKFNQMLDSVFLLPPVFDNSYYGFTIHEIREMQVMNMGNYAHGNQPIQHAIYLYDYSGQPWKCQYWVRQVMDRLYTPTPDGYCGDEDNGQTSAWYVFSAMGFYPVCPGSGQYALGTPYFKSMKLHLENGQQVSIQSEGDGCYVDDMQMNGKKYDLNYLDLNSLRQGAQISFRLSEKPNLQRGILESDAPYSFSKFMK, encoded by the coding sequence ATGAAAAGAAAATCAGTTTTGTTCATATTTGTATTCTTCACCTTGATGGCGCAAGCCGTCAGGGTGAATGTACAGAATGCGGTAGATTTCGTGCAGCCTCTCATGGGTTCCGATTCCGACCATGGACTTTCCACAGGCAATACTTATCCTGCCATCGCCATGCCTTGGGGCATGAATTTCTGGGTTCCACAGACAGGAAAGATGGGCGACGGATGGCAATATACCTATGCAGCTAAGAAGATAAGGGGTTTGAAGCAGACGCATCAACCGAGTCCCTGGATTAATGATTACGGTCAGTTTTCATTGATGCCTATCGTGGGCAAACCGGTATTTGATGAGGAGCAGCGTGCCAGCTGGTTCTCTCATAAGGCAGAGAAGGCTACACCTTATTATTATAGTGTCTATCTCGCCGACTATGATGTGACGGCAGAACTCTGTCCTACGGAACGTGCAGCCCTGATGTCCTTCACCTTTCCTCAGACCGATAGTGCTCATGTGGTAGTTGATGCTTTCGACAAGGGCAGCTTCATCAAGGTTCTCCCGAAGGAGCGAAAGGTGGTGGGCTTTTCTACCCGCAATAGTGGAGGTGTTCCTGAGAATTTCAGAAATTACTTCGTTATTGAGTTCGACCATGATTTTGAGGCTTTCGTCAATGTGAAGGATGGTCAATACCAGGGTATGGTTCAGGGCGGTTATCAGGAGGCTTACCAGCAGGAAGGCAATCATGTGGGCACCATCATCTCCTTCAAGATTCGTCAGAGAGGCGAGAAGGTTGTGGCTCGTGTGGCTTCTTCCTTCATCAGTGAGTCACAGGCCTGGCAAAACCTTCAGGAATTGGGACAGGCAGATATGCAGCAGCTCTGCCAGCAGGGTAGAAACCGCTGGAATGAGGTGCTCGGCAAGATAGAAGTGGAGGATGAGGACATTGACCATCTCCGTACTTTCTATAGCTGTCTCTACCGCTCCGTTCTCTTCCCTCGTGCTTTCTATGAGAAGAATGCAGCCGGTGAGGTGGTTCACTACAGTCCTTACAACGGAACCGTACAGAAGGGCTATATGTTTACCGATACCGGTTTCTGGGATACTTTCCGCTGCCTTTTCCCACTGCTCAATCTGATGTATCCTTCTGTGAATGAGAAGATTCAGGCGGGTCTTGCCAATACCTATCTCGAGAGCGGATTCCTGCCAGAGTGGGCGAGTCCGGGGCATCGCGGTTGCATGGTGGGCAACAACTCAGCCTCTGTGGTGGCCGATGCTTATCTTTCCGGTTTACGTGGTTATGATGCAGAGACCCTTTGGCAGGCTGTGGTTCATGGAGCCAATGCTGTTCATCCTGAAGTGAATTCTACCGGACGTCATGGTTTTGAGTACTACAATAAGTTGGGCTATGTGCCTTATGATGTGAAAATCAATGAAAGTGTGGCCCGTACCTTGGAATATGCCTATGATGACTGGTGTATCTACCAGTTTGGCAAGGCGCTCGGCAAGTCGAAGAAGGAACTGAAACCTTTTGCCAAGCGAGCGATGAACTATGAGAAGGTGTTCGACAGGGAGAGTGGTCTGATGCGCGGAAGATTGCTGAATGGAAAATTCCAGTCTCCTTTCAATCCGCTCAAGTGGGGCGATGCCTTTACCGAGGGAAATGCCTGGCATTATACCTGGTCGGTATTCCACGATCCTGAAGGACTCATCCGTCTGATGGGCGGAAAGGAGAAGTTCAACCAGATGCTTGACTCGGTATTCCTTCTCCCTCCTGTTTTCGATAATAGCTATTACGGATTTACCATCCATGAAATCAGAGAGATGCAGGTGATGAACATGGGCAATTATGCACACGGCAACCAGCCTATCCAGCACGCCATCTATCTCTATGATTATAGCGGACAACCTTGGAAGTGCCAGTATTGGGTGCGACAGGTGATGGACCGCCTCTACACACCGACACCAGATGGTTATTGCGGCGATGAGGACAACGGTCAGACTTCAGCCTGGTATGTTTTCTCTGCGATGGGCTTCTATCCGGTTTGCCCGGGTTCAGGACAGTATGCATTGGGTACTCCTTACTTCAAGTCTATGAAACTCCATCTGGAGAACGGACAGCAGGTAAGCATACAGTCGGAAGGTGACGGATGCTATGTTGATGACATGCAGATGAACGGAAAGAAGTATGATCTTAATTATCTTGACCTGAATTCCCTGAGACAAGGTGCGCAGATCTCTTTCCGCCTTTCTGAAAAACCGAATTTGCAGAGAGGTATTCTGGAGTCAGATGCGCCATATTCTTTCTCAAAATTCATGAAATAG
- a CDS encoding SusD/RagB family nutrient-binding outer membrane lipoprotein, with product MKKTIIFKTMLVSMALVSLSSCYDMDEMSKNPYELPDNTTGGGEEQPGEEDNTKYADINIDYKVSKEDSLALKSELSSANSVFRNFLYEGFFNDYQTTTNLSHDIYAGFVANNQPKHAGASPDYSYKDGWSSARWRHFYTDRSSEYRTLLRAYKFNENTKKYKNLFYATRIYYAFLALANTDTYGDMPFKEYVQAKIPETNNVSYNTQAEVYDAMFRMLEQAVDSIKPTDATQIGYTTDDICYHGDWNKWLRFANTLRLRMALRISNVDPARAKQEAQNALNNEYGLMQSNDDNMQIVPKYAPVSQGGTDDGGNEHPLVMCSVCYNGESVMSKDLENFYRNASEGGAEYKIKTGRNSYTTKKIDPRCLVSWYRGKMTASTLEAGEDSQREDFVGCERGAQAPVIDMGTLNYSLTRTAPKSLGKNLDPNYFFSRERAYLLLGYAESEFLKAEAVLRGWAGMELTGTVEDYYKSGIKASMDYYGIANDKAQAYIDGEKALTGKVFEGSDKEKQLEAIITQKWMAIFPNGNEGWAEFRRTDYPALANQLTNNSGGDVPMGKNIKRILYPFSENNNTYFTSHPELQQVNTQGTRLWWDVADTNDADGHRLQPNNFR from the coding sequence ATGAAAAAGACGATTATATTCAAGACGATGCTTGTGTCCATGGCATTGGTAAGTTTATCTTCCTGCTATGACATGGATGAGATGAGCAAGAATCCATACGAATTGCCTGATAACACTACTGGCGGCGGTGAAGAGCAGCCTGGTGAAGAGGACAATACCAAGTATGCCGATATCAATATCGACTATAAGGTGAGCAAGGAAGACTCCTTGGCGCTGAAGAGTGAGTTGAGCTCTGCCAACTCTGTTTTCCGCAACTTCCTCTATGAGGGATTTTTCAACGACTATCAGACCACTACCAACCTGAGTCATGACATCTATGCGGGTTTCGTGGCCAACAACCAGCCCAAGCATGCTGGCGCATCTCCTGATTATTCTTATAAAGATGGATGGAGCAGTGCGCGCTGGAGACATTTCTATACCGACCGTAGCAGTGAGTATCGTACCTTGTTGCGTGCCTACAAGTTCAACGAAAATACCAAGAAGTACAAGAACTTGTTCTATGCCACACGTATCTACTATGCGTTCTTAGCACTTGCCAATACCGATACTTATGGCGATATGCCTTTCAAGGAGTATGTGCAGGCCAAGATTCCTGAGACCAACAATGTGTCTTACAACACCCAGGCTGAGGTTTACGATGCCATGTTCCGTATGTTGGAGCAGGCTGTAGACAGTATCAAGCCAACGGATGCAACCCAGATTGGTTATACCACAGACGATATTTGCTATCATGGCGACTGGAACAAGTGGCTTCGATTTGCCAACACCCTGCGCCTTCGCATGGCTTTGCGTATCTCCAACGTAGACCCTGCTCGTGCAAAGCAGGAGGCACAAAATGCTCTTAACAACGAGTATGGACTGATGCAGAGCAACGACGACAATATGCAGATCGTTCCTAAGTATGCTCCTGTAAGCCAAGGTGGTACTGATGACGGTGGTAACGAGCATCCACTGGTGATGTGTAGTGTTTGCTACAATGGTGAGAGTGTGATGTCTAAAGACTTGGAGAACTTCTATCGCAACGCCAGTGAAGGTGGTGCAGAATACAAGATCAAGACAGGCCGTAATAGCTATACCACCAAGAAGATAGACCCACGTTGCTTGGTAAGCTGGTATCGTGGCAAGATGACAGCGAGCACTTTGGAGGCAGGTGAAGATAGCCAGCGTGAAGACTTCGTAGGTTGTGAGCGTGGTGCTCAGGCTCCTGTCATTGACATGGGAACCTTGAATTATTCACTCACCCGTACTGCGCCTAAGAGTCTGGGCAAGAACTTGGATCCTAACTACTTCTTCAGTCGTGAGCGTGCTTACCTCCTCTTGGGCTATGCTGAGTCTGAGTTCCTGAAGGCAGAGGCTGTTTTGCGTGGATGGGCTGGCATGGAACTTACAGGTACCGTAGAGGATTACTATAAGTCTGGTATCAAGGCATCTATGGACTACTACGGCATTGCCAATGACAAGGCACAGGCTTACATCGATGGTGAGAAGGCCCTTACGGGTAAGGTGTTCGAGGGTAGCGACAAGGAGAAGCAGCTTGAAGCAATCATCACCCAGAAGTGGATGGCTATTTTCCCTAATGGTAATGAGGGATGGGCTGAGTTCCGTCGCACCGACTATCCTGCTTTGGCAAATCAGTTGACCAACAATAGTGGAGGTGACGTGCCTATGGGTAAGAATATCAAGCGCATTCTCTATCCTTTCAGCGAGAATAACAACACTTACTTCACTTCTCATCCAGAACTCCAGCAGGTGAATACTCAGGGCACAAGACTCTGGTGGGATGTGGCTGATACCAATGACGCTGACGGCCATCGCCTGCAGCCAAACAATTTCAGATAA